Below is a window of Hydrogenimonas sp. SS33 DNA.
CTGCATATCGATGGGGCTCAGTTTCCACTGTTTGAGGGGGTCTTTTTTGCGCGCTTCGAGGCGGCGCTTCTGCTCCTCTTTGGAGATGTCCAGATAGTATTTGATGAAGATCATCCCCGAGTGCACCAGCATCTGCTCGAAGCTTCCCACCTCGTCCATGAAGGCTTCGTACTCCTCTTTGGTGCAAAAGCCCATCACCGGCTCCACGCCGGCGCGGTTGTACCAGCTACGGTTGAAAAAGACCATCTCTCCCCCCGCAGGCAGATGGGGCACGTAGCGCTGGAAATACCAGGATTTCCTATCCCGGTCGCTGGGCTTTCCCAGGGCCACGGAGCGGGCCTCCCTGGGGCTCAGATGCTCCAGAAAGCGCTTGATGGTACCATCCTTGCCCGCAGCATCCCTCCCCTCGAAGACTACGCACACTTTGATGTCGTTCTCGATGACATAGCGCTGGAACTTCACCAGCTGCACCTGCAGATCGTAAAGCTGCTTTTTGTACTCTTTTTTCTTCATCGAATCATCCTTCTTGGACAGACATATCTTCCCAATGACCAATGACCAATGACCAATGACACTTCATCAAATCACATCCGTATGATACTTTTTACGATAATAGCGCAAAACCGCCATCTTGACCACATCGTTGAAGACGAACCAGGTCAGCGCGTACCCCCACATCGACAGTGCCCAGGCCCAGCCGATGGGCTGCATCAGCCCGAAACCGTAGACGGCGATGATGGTCCCCGCCACCCGGCTGGAGAAGGTGGCGTTGAAAAGCGTCCAGCTCGGCCAGGGACGCTTCCAGAACCAGTCGTCGATCCGGGTGTTGTAGATGGTGCCGTGGCCGGCGATGACCAGCTTGGCGAAGAAGGCCGACTGCACGAACTCCAGGGGCACGTGCATGACCGAAATGAGGATCCAGAAGAGCAGGAACGAAGAGAGCACCCCGGCCAATCCCAGCCAGCTCGCCAGAACGAAGATCTCCTTCATATCCCAGCGCACCGGCTTTTCCCGTATCTTGGTATGGTCGTAGGCGATCGTCATGATCGGGATGTCGTTGAGCAGCGCCAGGACGATAATCATGATCGCCGTGATGGGATAGAAGTCGTAGATGACGATGGCAAGAGTCATGAAGATGATGATGCGGATCGTCTCCGCGATACGGAAGATGGTGTAGCTCTTCATCCGCTCGAAAATCTTACGCGCCTCTTTGATGGCATCCACGATCACCCGCAGGCCCGGCGCCATCAGCACGATGGCCGCCGCCGCACGGGCCGCGTCGGTGGCCCCGCTGACAGCGATACCGCAGTCGGCCTTTTTGAGCGCCGGCGCGTCGTTGACCCCATCGCCGGTCATCCCCACAATGTGATCGGCCTTCTGCAACTCGTCGACGATGAAGTACTTGTCTTCGGGGAAGACCTGGGCGAAACCGTTAGCCTGCTCGATGGCGGCGATGATCTCGCTCTCATGCTTCTTGACCGTCCCTTTGGGGATGGGCATGTTGTAGAGTTCCCGCTTCACCTTCTTCATGATGGCGTCGACCTGCTTTTGCACCTCTTCGTCGGTCGCATCGGGGTGCATCTGCTCGGCGATCGCTTTGGCCAAAACCTGGGAGAGATAGAGGTATTCGGTGATCGACTCGCCCTTGAGTTCCCGAACATCTTTGATGTTGTCGCCGATGCCCAGAATCTTGGCGATGTACTTGGCCACGGCGATATTGTCGCCGGTAACCATCTTGACCTCGACCCCTTTGGCTTTGGCCTCGGCGATCGCCTCCTTGGAGTCGGGGCGCGGCGGGTCGAAAAGAGGAATCAGCCCCACGAAATGGTAGAGGTCCTCTTCGCATTTGCGGTAGGCGACCCCAAGGGTGCGGAAACCCTTTTCCGCAAAGGCTTCGACCTGTGCATAGGCGGCCTTTTTGTCGAACTCCTTCTCGTCGCACTGTTCGATGATCACCTGGGGCGCGCCCTTGGTATAGACCATGCACTCCCCGGTTTTGTAAAGCCCTTCGGTCCGTTTGTGCACCGGGTCGAAGGGGAGAAATTTGGCCAGTTTGTGCGTAGCGAGTTTGTTGCGGAGTTTGTGGGCGTCGATATATTCGAAGATCGGTTTTTCTATGGGATCGTTGTTCTCCTCTTTGCTCGCCAGGGCGGCGTAGAGCATCAGGGTATCGGGGTCGTATTTTTCGATGACGTAGGGATCGGCCAGGCTCATCTTGTTCTGGGTCAGGGTACCGGTCTTGTCGGAACAGAGCACATCCATCCCCGCCATCTCTTCGATGGAGGCCAGCTTGCTCACAATCGCCTGCTTGGCCGCCAGCACCCTCGCCCCGATGGCCATCGTCACCGTCAGAACGGCCGGCATCGCCACGGGGATGGCCGAGATGGTCAGCACCAGGGCAAAGATGAGCAGATCAACGGTGGGCTGATGGGTGCGAAGACCGTGCCAGATGATGATGGCGATCATGACGATGGTGACGTAGATGAGGAAATTGCCCACTTTGATGACCATCTGCTGGAAGTGGCTGCGCTCTTCCCGCTCCGCCTTGGCCACCAGCCCGACGGTCTTGCCGAAATAGGTGTTTTTACCTGTGGCGGTGATCTGGGCGATCATCTCGCCCTGCTTGATGATGGCGTTGGCGTAGAGTTCGTCGCCCGCTTTCTTGTCCACCGGGAGCGATTCGCCCGTCAGGGCCGACTGATCCACCAGCAGGAAATCCCCGCCGCCCAGCAGCTTGGCGTCGGCGGGGACGATGTCGCCGATCTTGACCTTGATAATGTCGCCGGGAACCACCTCTTTGGCGTCGATCTCCTGCCATTTGCCGTCGCGTAGCACGAGGGCCTTACGGGCAAGCTTCTTCTTGAGCACGGCGATGGCGCTGAGGGCCTTGGACTCCTGGTAGAAATCGACGATGGCATTGACCAGCAGCAGCACCATGATGATGGTGAAATCCTCCCAGCGTCTCGCCAGGGCGGAGAGAACGGCCGCCGTTTCGATCATCCAGGGGATAGGTCCCCAGAAACGGCGAAAGAGCCGATGCCACCAACTCTCCTCTTTCTCTTCGATAGCATTGGGGCCGTACTGGGCCAGGCGCTTTTGCGCCTCATCACTCGTGAGACCCTTCAACGCGATCGGATCAAATTTTTTGGAGGTATCGGCATCGGAACTTTTTTCGACGGTTGAAGAACTTTCCGCAGAGGTGGAAACTTCACTCTTTTGGGAATCTGCCGATCGCTCGTCACCATTTCCTGATTGCGGCGCGGTTTCGGTTTCCGGCTCTTTTGGGGGAGTTCCGGAGACCTGACTCTTTTTTCCGCCGCGATTTCTCTTGCTCATCTATCTGCCTTTCACACTTCTGGGTTCACGCCTACAGCAGGCCGTGCATCATCAGTTCGAAATAACTCCAACGAATCAGGTGCAGGTCCAGCTCCCACCATATCCATCGGGGGACCGTCGGGTCCAGGGGAAAGGTAGGCGCGGGACCATTGCGGTCGTATTCGATCAGCATCTCCCGGCCGTAGCGTGTCTTGACGGGAACAGCGGTATAACCGGTATATTTGGTATCGAGCTTGCGCCCTTCGAGGTAGTTGGCCACATTGTCCTGGATGACGATGGCCATATCCCGTGTAGCCGCTCCGCTTTTGGCAGGCAGCGCCGCCACGTCTCCCAGGGCGAAGACATTGGGGTAGCGTTTGTGCTGCAGCGTCACCGGGTCGACCTCGACGAAACCCGCACGCTCGCCCGTCTGCATCGAGAGGTCGGAATCGGCCACACATGCAGGGGCGGAGATGGGCGGAGTGATATGCAAAAAGTCGTACCCGATATCTTTGGTGCCTTTATCGCTTTCTAAGGTCGCTTTTTTGGCTTTGACATCCACAGCCGTCAATTCGGTGCCCACCCGAAGTTCGACGTTTTTCTCTTTTGCCAGAATCGCCCGAACCGCCTTGTCGAAGGGTTTGGAGGCGATGAGATAATCGTTTCCCGCCGCCAGCGTGATCTTCACATTGCGTGAGACGTCACCGCTGCCGCCCGGCCCTTTCCCCCGAAAAAGATCGAGCCCAAGCAGCAGAATGTCCAAAGAGGCGTTCTGGGCTTTCACGTCGCCTGCCGGAATGGTAAAGAGTACCTTTTGCTCCTTCGTCCGTGCCGCTTCGGCAATCCGTTCCAGCCACTGTCTCGTCTGCTCTCCGCCGTCCGCTTCTCCTTTGCCTGTGTGGTTGAAATAGACACTGACGATGCCGTTGCGCCCCAGATTTTCCTCATTCAGGCCGTCGATCATTTCGAAATCGTGTTTGACCCCGGTAGCCACTACAAGAACGTCGTAGGGAATCTTGCCGCTCTTTTGGGTCTCCACCCGGTTGTTCTCCGGGTCGATGGCGGTTACGCGGTCCTGCACCCATTTGACGCCGTCGGGCATCAGCTCCGCCGTGCTTCTGCGGTTGTCCGCCTGTCTATAAAGACCCGCAGCCACGAAAACCTGCCCGCTCTGGTAGAGGTGGACGGCATTGGGCGTGACAACCGTGATTTTGGCCTTGGGCGCGGCGCGTCGGAGCCTGGCCGCCGCGTCGATCCCGCCCGTTCCGCCGCCGACAATGAGGATGCGGGCCGCTTTTTTGCTGATGCCCGCCGTCAGTTTGCTCTCCGCCGCCGAGGCACCCCGGGATGCTCCCGCCAGCAACAGCGGCGCCGCGGCCGCGCCTTTCAGAAAATCTCTTCGGCCAAGCATTTTGCCGCGCCGGCCGTTTATATTAGATGATATCTTCATGATATCTCCTTCGGTAGTATTTGATCACGAGCATTTTGACCGAATCGTTGAAGACGAACCACACAAGGGCGTAGAGCCAGATGAAGATCGCCATCCCCCACCCGATGGGAGCCATAAGATCGAAGCCGTAGACTCCGACGACGGTTCCGATAACGGCCGTCGCCTGGGAGGTCCAGAAAAGTTTACCCGAGGGCCAGGGCTTTCGCCAAAACCAGTCGTCGATACGGGTGTTGAAGATGGTGTTGTGGCCGGCGACGATCAGCTTCACGAAAAAGAGCGACTGCACATAATCGAGGGGCAGATGCATCACCGCCATGGCGATGTAGAAAAGGGTGAAGGAGGAGAGAACCCCCGCGATCCCCAGCCAGCTGGAGAGAATGAGCATCTCCCGCATATCCCAGCGCACCGGATGCACCCGCACCTTGGTGTTGTCGGTTGCGATCATCAGGATCGGCAGGTCATTAAGCAGCGCCAGCAGAATGATCATGATGGCCGTGACGGGATAGAAGTTGAAGATGACGATCGCCAGGGTCATGAAGATGATGATACGGATTGTCTCTGCGATGCGGTAGATCGTATAGCTCTTCATCCGCTCGAAAGTGACACGTGCCTCTTTGATGGCATCGACGATCACCCGCAGACCCGGCGCCATCAGGACGATGTCGGCCGCGGCACGGGCCGCGTCGGTGGCCCCGCTGACGGCGATGCCGCAGTCGGCCTTTTTGAGCGCCGGGGCGTCGTTAACCCCGTCGCCGGTCATCCCGACGATATGATCTGCCTTCTGCAGCTCGTCGACGATGAAGTATTTGTCCTCGGGGAAAACCTGGGCGAAGCCGTTGGCCTGCTCGATGGCGGCGATAATCTCACTTTCGTGCTTCTTGACGCTCCCTTTGGGAAGCGGCATGTTGTAGAGTTCGCGCTTGACCCACTTGAGGATGTCCTGGATGGTCCTTTCCCGCTCCTCGTCGCTCAGGTCCGGGCGGAGCTTTCGGGTCAATGCTTCGGTGAGAACTTTGGAAAGATAGATGTACTCTTCGACCGATTCGCCCTTGAGCTCGTGGACATCTTTGATATTGCCTCCGATACCCAGCAGCGAAGCGATGTATTTGGCCACGGCGATATTGTCGCCGGTGACCATCTTGACCTCGACCCCTTTGGCCTTCGCCTCGGCAATCGCCTCTTTGGAATCCTCCCGCGGTGGGTCGAAGAGAGGGATGAGCCCCACGAAGTGGTAGAAGTCCTCTTCACAGTTACGGTAGGCGACGCCCAGTGTCCGGAAACCCTTTTCGGCGAAGGCTTCCACCTGGGCATAGGCGGCCTTTTTGTCGAACTCCTCCTCTTTGCACTGTTCGATGATGACCTGGGGCGCCCCCTTGGTGTAGACGATACACTCCTTCTCGTCTTTGTAGATCCCTTCGGTCCGTTTGTGCACCGGATCGAAGGGAAGGAATTTGTAGAGAGTGTGCCCTTTGAGTTTGTCCCGCAGTTTGTGGTTGTCGATATAGTCGAAAATCGGTTTTTCGATGGGATCGTGGTTCTCCTCCTTGCTCGCAAGGGCGGCATAGACCATCAGCTCATCCGGGTTATGGCCCTCGGCGACGTAGGGGTCCGCCAGGGTCATGCGGTTTTGCGTCAGGGTTCCGGTCTTGTCGGAACAGAGAATGTCCATTCCCGCCATTTCCTCGATGGCCGCCAGACGGGTGACGATCGCCTCTTTCGCAGCGAGAATCCGCGCCCCGACCGCCATCGTGACCGTCAGGACCGCCGGCATCGCCACCGGAATTGCCGAAATGGTCAACACCAGGGAGAAGATGAGCAGTTCCACCGGCGATTCGTGTCTCTTGAACCCGACCAGCAGGATGATCGCGATCATGACGATCGTCACGGCGATGAGGAAGTCGCCCACCTGGATGACCATCTTCTGGAAGTGGCTCCGCTCTTCCCGCTCTGCCTTGGCTACCAGTCCCACCGTCTTGCCGAAGTAGGTATGGATGCCCGTCGCCGTCACCAGGGCGATCATCTCCCCCTGTTTGACGATGCCGTTGGCGTAGAGTTCGTCACCCGGTTTTTTCGTCACCGGAAGCGATTCACCCGTCAGCGCCGACTGGTCCACCAGCAGGAAGTCCCCACCGCCCAGCAGTTTGGCGTCGGCGGGAACGATGTCGCCGATCTTAATCTTGATCACATCCCCGGGTACGATCTCCCTGGCCGGTATTACCTGCCATTTGCCGTCGCGAAGCACCAGCGCCTGCCGCGCCAGCTTCTGTTTCAAAACCGCGATGGCATTGAGGGCTTTGGACTCCTGGTAGAAGTCGACGACGGCGTTGACCAGCAGAAGGATGACGATGATTGTGAACTCTTCCCAGTGGCGCACTGCCGCCGCCAGGATCGCCGCCACTTCGATCATCCAGGGAATGGGGCCCCAAAAACGTCGGAAAAGGCGGTGCCACCAGCTCTCCTCCTTCTCCTTGATTTCGTTGTAGCCGTATTTTTTCAGACGCTCCTGCGCCTCCTCATTCGTCAGACCCCTGACATTTTCGACCGGTTCACTCCCGCTCTTGTTCCTATCGTCGGTTTGGACATCAGATTTTTCCGGTACATGTTCCTTTGCCTTATCCATTGTCCGCTCCTAAACGTAGATTTTCTCTTCCGGTGCGACGATATGGGCCCTTTTACCCATCTTTTCGCCGATCACCTTCCGCAAAACCTTCTGTTTGTCATATTCGCCGTGAATCAGGAATATTTTCCCCAGTCTGTCGAAACTTTTCATCCACTCGATCAGGCCGCTCTGGTCGGCATGGGCGGAGAAGCCGTTGATGGTGTGGATACTGGCGCGGATCAGAATCTCTTCATGGTAGATGCGGATATGCCGCTCCCCGTTGATGATGCGCCTTCCAAGGGTCCCCTCGGCCTGGTAGCCGACGAAAAGGAGCGCGTTTCTCTCGTTCCAGAGGCGGTGCTTGAAGTGGTGCAGTATCCGCCCGCCCGTGCACATCCCGCTGCCGGCGATGATGATGCAGCCGCTGTCGATGTCGTTGATCTTCTTCGAATCTTCCACATCCGGGGTATAGCGGACATAGGGAAAGTCGAAAATCGTCCCGTCGCGCTTGAGGTATTCGTTGCACTCTTCGCTCAACTCCTCATGGTAGGCATCGTAAAGGCGGGTCGCCCGTATCGCCATCGGTGAATCGATGAAGATCTGGCACTCCGGCAACTCCTTGCTGTCGTACATCTGTTTCAGCAGGCAGAGAATCTCCTGGGTCCGTTCGATGGCGAAGGAGGGGATGAGGACGTTCCCCCTGTTCAAGAGCGTATTGATGATCACATCCTTGAACTCCGCCACACTCTCCTCGATGCCCTTGTGGTCCCGGTCACCGTAGGTCGATTCGATATAGAGGATGTCGGCCTCTTTCACTGTCACCGGGTCGGGCATGACCATGTCGTTGTGGTTTCCGAGGTCACCGCTGAAGACCAGCTTTTCACTCCCTTCTTTCGTCGTCACATCCAGTTCGATCGTCGCCGAGTCGAGAATGTGCCCCGCGTCGCGGAAGGTTGCCACGACCCCCTTGGCGATTTCGACCGGCTTGTTGTACCGGACGAAGGTCATGGGCAGGTCGTACACGGCAGCCACGTCATCCGTGGTATAGAGGGGCTTTCGCACGCTCGCTTCCGCTCCGCGCCGCTGGGCCTTTTTGAAGCGGGTATGGTACTCCTCCTCCATCAGTTTCGCACTATCCAGAAGTACCACTTCCGCCAGGTCCATCGTCGATTTGAGGGTGATGATGCGCCCCCGGAACCCCTCCCTCACCAACTTGGGAATCCGACCCACATGGTCCAGGTGGGCATGGGTGACCAGCAGGATGTCCACATGCCTGGGATTGAATCCGAAGGGTTCGTAGTTTCGCTCCTCCACCGTCCCCTGGAACATTCCGCAGTCGATGAGAATGGTCGGCCCGTGGTCGATCTGGTAGAGATGGCAGGAACCCGTCACCACCTCCGCCGCCCCGAAGGAGCGGATAATGCCAGTTTTGGCGAATCGCTGTTTCATGAATTTTCCTTTTTCAGTATTTGTTTTTTTAGAAGGTGCAGTGTCTCGTCGAATTCGTAGAGAATGGGTATCCCCGTGGGAATCTCCACTTTCACCACCTCTGCCGGCGTCAGATGTTCGATGGCCATGGTCAGCGCCCGAAGGGAATTGCCGTGGGCACTGACCAGGACCGTTTTGTTTCGGGCCAGTTCGGGGGCGATGCGTTCGGCGAAGTAGTTGAGGCTCCGTTTGCGCGTATCTTTGAGCGATTCGCTCCTGGGCAATAACGACGGGTCTAGAGAGCGGTATTTGGGGTCGAATTCGGGCCCTCTCGGGTCCCCCGGCGGCAGCGGGGGCGGCGGTGTGTCGTAACCGCGGCGGATGGCGATGAAAGTTTCTTCTCCTACCTCTTTCTTGATAGCATCCTTGTTGTGCCGCTGCCAGGCGCCGTAGTGCCGTTCGTTGATCTTCCAGCTCTTGATGAGATCGATATGCTCCCACTCCATCTCCCGCAGCGCGATCTGCGCTGTATGGATGGCCCGCTTGAGCCAGGAGGTGAAACAGATACCGGGGAAAAGATCGTTTTCGGCGAGGATCTTCCCCGCTTCCGCCGCCTCCGCTCTCCCCTCTTCACTCAGGTCGATGTCGGTCCAACCGGTAAAGAGGTTCTCCTTGTTGTAGAGGCTCTGTCCGTGACGCAGCAGGATGAGTTTGCCCACTTTCGATCCTTTTTGAGGTTGGATAGGATTATTCTATCACTGAAGTGGTAAACAAAGATTAACGCTCGTAAAGTTTTTGGGCTTGTCAGAGAGGTTCTTGCGTCACAACCTGTCTGCATAGTAGGAGCTGCGGACCAGTATCCCCGATGCCACCGCCTCGAAACCGATGGCCAGGGCTTTGGTTTCGAGCCTTTCAAAAAACTCCGGTGGAAAGTAGCGGACCACCGGCGCATGTTTGGGTGTGGGCTGCAGATACTGGCCGAGGGTCAGTTGGCGCACCCCGGCTTGGTAGAGCTCTTCCATCGTTTCGATCAGCTCCTCTTCGCTCTCTCCCAGCCCCGCCATCAGCGAACTCTTGACGGGTCCGTCAAAACGTTCGGCATAGTAGCGTAACACCTGTAAGGAGCAGTCGTAATCGCTCTGGGGGCGGATAAGGGGCGAGAGACGCCGCACCGTCTCTTCGTTGTGGGCCAGCTTGTCGGGCGCCGCGGCGATGACCCGATCCAGCGCCATCCTGTCGCCCCTAAAATCGGGAGTCAGCAGCTCGACCTTCACCCCCGGTGCTGTTTCACGGATCGCCCGCACCACGGCGGCAAACTGGCCGCTGCCGTAATCTTTCAGGTCATCCCGGTCCACCGAGGTGATCACCGCATAGCGCAGCCCAAGCTCCCTGATCGCCTTCGCCACCCGCTGCGGCTCCGTAGGGTCGGGCGGCGCTCCCCTCCCCGTCTTCACATTGCAAAATCGGCACGCCCGGGTGCAGGTATCCCCCAAAATCATAAAGGTCGCCGTCCCGCGGTGGTAACACTCCGTCCGGTTGGGGCAGGCACTCTCTTCACAGACCGTCGTCAAGGTATTTTGGCGCAGAATTTCGTTGGTCGAAGCGATGAGATGGGGGTCGGGGGCTTTGACTTTGGGTTTATAAGGTTTCATCGAATGCTTTACAGAGATGTTCCGTCAGTGAATCTTCCACCGCCGCGATAGAAATATCACACCCCTCCGCCCTCAATGATGTCGGCACGATCCCCTCCAACCCGCAGGGGTTGACCCGGCTGTGAAAGGCCAGATCCACATCGACATTCAGCGCCACGCCGTGGAGGCTCACACCGCTTCTATAACGAAAGCCAAGGGAAGCGATTTTGCGGTTTTCGATGTAAAAGCCCGGGGTTTCCCTGTTATAGCGTGCCGGCACCTTCAACAGATCGAATAGCGCTTCGTAGGCCCGTACTACCCTCCGATAGAAGAGAGCCGGCTGCGGAGCCTGAAAACAGAAGTAGGCCACCAGCTGCCCGGGGCTGTGACAGGTGACGGAGCCGCCGCGGTCGGTGCGGAGGGTCGGTACGGGCCAGCTGCCGTTGTCGTCCCGGCCGACGGTGAATACATCGGGATGTTGGCAGAAGATCAGATGGTTTTGGCCGTCCCGGCAGGCCTGGGCGTGGACTTCGTCCATCTGCTTTCGGGCGGTTTCGTAGTCGATGAGGCCCCAGTGGTGGAGGATCATTTCAAATCATCAAGCATACGGGAGATTGTATTTTGCAGCGGTTCGACATGTTCCTTGCAAATCCCGAAAATCACCTCGGCATCCATATCGAAATAATGGTGGGAAAGAAGATCACGAATTCCTTTGATCGACTTCCAATCGATTTCCGGATATTGGGCGAGAAGTTTCCGGCCGGTGATTTTGTCGATGTTCTTTAGCGCTTCGCCAATCGCGATCAAACGCATACAAATACTGTCAAGTTTTATCAAACCCTCATCATTTTGTAAAAAGTCATCAGCAATTTTCGCATAAGAACAGCGCTTTTTGACAAGAGAGATCGAATCATTGATCTGTTGAAGTATCTCGATAACCAGTGATTTATCGTAAGACACGGATACCCTCTCTTTCAATGCGACGTTTGAGATAGGGATTCATACGGTCCCAGAGCCGAACGAGATCGACGGGTTTGTCGAGATCCTTTTCGATCATCTCTTTCACCGCCACCAGAGAAGAGAGTTTGGGAGGCATTTCTACAAAAATGTCTATGTCGCTCTTCTCCGTCGCTTCATCACGGGCATAACTGCCGAAAAAGCCGATAGCAGTCACTCCGTATCGTTCCTGCAAAACGGGATAGCGCTGCTGGAGATACTCAAGAATCTCTTTTTTCGTCATGCAATAATTATATCAAAGGCGTAAAAACGCCTTCTCCAGCGATTCGCTGAAGGTGGGGTGGGCCAGAATGGTGCGTTTGGCGGTGGCGATATCCAGCTCGCCCCCCAGGGCCATGGCGACGGTGGCGATGAGCTCTTCGGCATTGGGGGCGAAGATCTCCCCGCCGGCGATGAAGCCTTCTGCATCGGCGTAGACCACCATCACACCCAAGTGCGCGTCGTGGGTTTCGGCGAAGGGCAGGCCCGCCAGGGGCACGACGCTTTCGCTGTATCTCTCCTCCGCTTTTTCGAAATCGGTGCGGACGTTGCCCACCAGGGCGTAGGAGCACGGCAGGGTATGGATGAATTTGACGATGCGCTCCAGCCTGATAGGCTCGGGGGCCTTGCCCAGGATGCGCTTGACCACGTAGAGCACCTCGGCCCTTGCGGCGTGGGCCAGCTGGAGCTTGCCGTTGCAGTCGCCGATGGCGTAGTGGTCCGCCAGGGAAGTCTCGAAATGTATGTCGGTTTCGATCCCCTTGCGCCCCACGGCGATCTCTGGCGTCTGAACGATGTCGGTGACGGCGTGGCGGCCGGTGGCGACCAGCAGGGTGGGCACGTAGTGCTCGCTACCCTCTTTGAAGGTGATGTGCACACCCCGTTTGGTGTTTTTGGCGGTGGCGATCTCGCTGTTTGGCCGCAGCGTGACACCCAGGCTCTCCATCTGTTTCAAAGCGTTGGCGGAGATCATCGGATGGGCCCGGCGCAGCAGGGTGTCGTGGCGCCAGATCAGCTCGGTGGGCACGCCGGCGGCGGCGAAGAAGCTCGCCATCTCCAGGCCGATGGCCCCGTCACCGTAGACGGCGATCTTTTCGGGCAAGGCGCGCATGTTGAGCACTTCGTCGCTGGTGATGACCCCTTCGCCGTCGTAGTCGATCCCCTCCGGGATGAAGGGGTGGGAGCCGGTTCCGATGACGATGTGGCGT
It encodes the following:
- a CDS encoding 2,3-diphosphoglycerate-dependent phosphoglycerate mutase translates to MGKLILLRHGQSLYNKENLFTGWTDIDLSEEGRAEAAEAGKILAENDLFPGICFTSWLKRAIHTAQIALREMEWEHIDLIKSWKINERHYGAWQRHNKDAIKKEVGEETFIAIRRGYDTPPPPLPPGDPRGPEFDPKYRSLDPSLLPRSESLKDTRKRSLNYFAERIAPELARNKTVLVSAHGNSLRALTMAIEHLTPAEVVKVEIPTGIPILYEFDETLHLLKKQILKKENS
- the lipA gene encoding lipoyl synthase; this translates as MKPYKPKVKAPDPHLIASTNEILRQNTLTTVCEESACPNRTECYHRGTATFMILGDTCTRACRFCNVKTGRGAPPDPTEPQRVAKAIRELGLRYAVITSVDRDDLKDYGSGQFAAVVRAIRETAPGVKVELLTPDFRGDRMALDRVIAAAPDKLAHNEETVRRLSPLIRPQSDYDCSLQVLRYYAERFDGPVKSSLMAGLGESEEELIETMEELYQAGVRQLTLGQYLQPTPKHAPVVRYFPPEFFERLETKALAIGFEAVASGILVRSSYYADRL
- the lipB gene encoding lipoyl(octanoyl) transferase LipB, translating into MILHHWGLIDYETARKQMDEVHAQACRDGQNHLIFCQHPDVFTVGRDDNGSWPVPTLRTDRGGSVTCHSPGQLVAYFCFQAPQPALFYRRVVRAYEALFDLLKVPARYNRETPGFYIENRKIASLGFRYRSGVSLHGVALNVDVDLAFHSRVNPCGLEGIVPTSLRAEGCDISIAAVEDSLTEHLCKAFDETL
- a CDS encoding HepT-like ribonuclease domain-containing protein; the protein is MSYDKSLVIEILQQINDSISLVKKRCSYAKIADDFLQNDEGLIKLDSICMRLIAIGEALKNIDKITGRKLLAQYPEIDWKSIKGIRDLLSHHYFDMDAEVIFGICKEHVEPLQNTISRMLDDLK
- a CDS encoding nucleotidyltransferase domain-containing protein, producing MTKKEILEYLQQRYPVLQERYGVTAIGFFGSYARDEATEKSDIDIFVEMPPKLSSLVAVKEMIEKDLDKPVDLVRLWDRMNPYLKRRIEREGIRVLR
- a CDS encoding NAD(P)/FAD-dependent oxidoreductase; translation: MNYDYDIVFLGGGLNYAGAVVASKAGLKCALVEKNPGHLGGTCLHNGCIPSKMYLEAAREIAGADKPWIEGKLHLNMAKLDDAKETLLKRATEAITKQCARVDIVAGEGRVSAPHTVEVEGKKLTGRHIVIGTGSHPFIPEGIDYDGEGVITSDEVLNMRALPEKIAVYGDGAIGLEMASFFAAAGVPTELIWRHDTLLRRAHPMISANALKQMESLGVTLRPNSEIATAKNTKRGVHITFKEGSEHYVPTLLVATGRHAVTDIVQTPEIAVGRKGIETDIHFETSLADHYAIGDCNGKLQLAHAARAEVLYVVKRILGKAPEPIRLERIVKFIHTLPCSYALVGNVRTDFEKAEERYSESVVPLAGLPFAETHDAHLGVMVVYADAEGFIAGGEIFAPNAEELIATVAMALGGELDIATAKRTILAHPTFSESLEKAFLRL